The following proteins are co-located in the Desulfatitalea tepidiphila genome:
- a CDS encoding dihydrofolate reductase family protein → MKVTLIMAMTVDGKIARHNTHYPDWTGKADKRMFKELTTESGVVIMGSRTYSTIGKPLPNRLNVVMTRHPERFSSGSNLMFTSFSPKELLAHLSSMGYTKASLTGGATINALFARDRLIDEMVLTVLPAVFGEGVSLFAEPMDAILELIAYRELEPGVMVMHYRFT, encoded by the coding sequence ATGAAGGTGACGTTAATCATGGCCATGACGGTCGATGGCAAAATCGCACGCCACAACACCCACTATCCCGATTGGACCGGCAAGGCGGACAAGCGCATGTTCAAGGAACTCACCACCGAAAGTGGCGTGGTCATCATGGGCTCGCGCACCTATAGTACCATCGGCAAGCCGCTTCCCAATCGATTGAATGTGGTCATGACCCGCCATCCGGAGCGTTTTTCCAGTGGCAGCAACCTGATGTTCACCTCCTTCTCGCCCAAAGAATTACTCGCCCATCTCTCATCCATGGGATACACGAAGGCATCCTTGACTGGAGGGGCGACCATTAATGCCCTCTTTGCGCGGGACCGATTGATCGACGAGATGGTATTGACGGTTCTGCCTGCGGTATTTGGAGAGGGGGTGTCCCTGTTTGCCGAACCGATGGATGCAATCCTTGAGCTCATCGCCTATCGGGAGCTTGAACCGGGGGTAATGGTGATGCACTACAGATTTACCTAG
- the cysS gene encoding cysteine--tRNA ligase, translated as MELQLYNTMTRQKEVFTPIKPPHVGLYTCGPTVYNFAHIGNLRTYVFSDILKRVLTYNGFKVKHVMNITDVGHLTGDRDMGEDKLESGARREGKSAWEIAEYYTQAFKKDLKKLNIIEPTIWCKATDTIDDQIALIRTLEEKGYTYRTSDGIYFDTAKFPDYTKLSHQDLDALKEGARVERNPEKRNATDFALWKFSPPEAHRQMEWDSPWGVGFPGWHIECSAMSMKYLGDMLDIHCGGTDHIDVHHTNEIAQSEAATGKTFFRFWMHGAFLIIAGGKKMAKSEGNFLTLSKSIEENRIDPLAYRFATFQTHYRKPMEFSPDAIAAAQNGWQHLRNQVRTLMDATEPGRADVDYQTKFQQATNNDLNMPQALAVVQELLKSDLSPDVKLATVFDFDQVLGLDLKQTSTGQALPDDIASLVEARQNARETKQWALSDSLRDEIQSKGFVVQDTPQGMKVYKP; from the coding sequence ATGGAACTTCAGCTGTACAACACGATGACCCGCCAAAAAGAGGTTTTTACGCCCATCAAGCCACCCCATGTCGGTCTCTACACCTGTGGTCCCACGGTTTACAACTTCGCCCACATCGGGAACCTGAGGACATATGTCTTTTCCGACATCCTGAAGCGGGTGTTGACCTACAATGGCTTCAAGGTCAAACACGTCATGAATATCACCGATGTCGGTCATCTCACCGGCGATCGGGATATGGGTGAAGACAAGCTGGAGAGCGGTGCTCGTCGTGAAGGCAAAAGCGCGTGGGAAATCGCGGAATACTACACCCAGGCCTTTAAAAAGGATTTGAAGAAACTCAATATCATAGAACCCACCATCTGGTGTAAGGCGACCGATACGATCGATGATCAGATCGCCTTGATCCGGACGCTGGAAGAAAAGGGCTACACCTATCGCACCAGTGACGGGATCTATTTCGACACTGCCAAGTTCCCCGATTACACCAAGTTGTCGCACCAGGATCTGGACGCATTGAAAGAGGGCGCGCGGGTGGAACGCAATCCCGAAAAGCGCAATGCTACCGATTTCGCATTGTGGAAATTTTCTCCTCCGGAGGCGCACCGTCAGATGGAGTGGGATTCCCCTTGGGGGGTCGGCTTTCCCGGCTGGCATATCGAGTGCTCGGCCATGAGCATGAAGTATTTAGGAGACATGCTCGACATTCATTGCGGTGGAACCGATCATATCGATGTCCACCACACCAATGAAATTGCGCAGTCCGAGGCGGCCACCGGAAAGACGTTCTTCCGATTCTGGATGCACGGTGCTTTCCTGATCATCGCCGGAGGGAAGAAAATGGCCAAGAGCGAAGGTAATTTTCTCACCCTTTCAAAGTCCATTGAGGAGAACAGGATCGATCCTCTCGCTTACCGGTTCGCGACATTCCAAACCCATTACCGAAAACCCATGGAATTCAGCCCGGACGCTATCGCGGCAGCTCAGAACGGCTGGCAACATCTTCGCAACCAGGTGCGGACCTTGATGGATGCGACCGAACCCGGGAGGGCGGATGTCGATTATCAGACCAAGTTCCAGCAGGCGACCAACAATGATTTGAACATGCCCCAGGCGCTGGCTGTCGTGCAGGAGCTGCTCAAATCCGACCTTTCTCCGGATGTCAAATTGGCGACCGTTTTTGATTTCGACCAGGTATTGGGACTTGACCTCAAACAGACATCAACCGGCCAAGCCTTGCCTGACGATATCGCCTCGCTCGTAGAGGCGCGTCAGAACGCCCGTGAAACCAAACAGTGGGCCCTTTCGGACAGCCTTCGCGACGAGATTCAGTCCAAAGGATTCGTCGTTCAGGACACACCCCAGGGAATGAAAGTGTACAAACCGTAA
- a CDS encoding quinone oxidoreductase family protein, producing MGIAIRIHETGAPEVLRVEQHDPGQPGTGEVLIRHEAIGLNYIDVYHRSGLYPLSELPAVIGMEGAGVVESIGSGVTDLNLGDRVAYAGLPPGAYAERRCIPAHRVVKLPKGISTAQAAAIMLKGMTARYLLFGCYPVKIGDTILIHAAAGGVGSLVCQWAHHLGATVIGTVGSEAKAAYVSERGCDHPVLYQKEDFVEKVMALTSGKGVDVVYDSVGQATFERSLRCLRPLGTMVSFGQSSGPVAPLDLGKLAAYGSLFLTRPTLMTYTARREDLLVHAEDLFDVVIKGAVRVEINQEFALKDAVRAHQVLESRGTMGSSLLLP from the coding sequence ATGGGAATCGCCATTCGCATCCATGAAACAGGAGCTCCCGAGGTGCTGCGGGTGGAACAGCATGATCCCGGCCAACCTGGAACCGGAGAGGTGCTGATAAGGCACGAAGCCATCGGATTGAATTATATTGATGTGTACCACCGTAGCGGTCTTTACCCGCTGTCGGAACTCCCGGCCGTCATCGGCATGGAAGGCGCCGGGGTGGTGGAATCGATCGGCAGCGGGGTGACGGATTTGAATTTGGGGGATCGGGTTGCCTATGCAGGACTGCCTCCCGGCGCCTATGCCGAACGTCGGTGCATTCCGGCGCATCGCGTGGTTAAGCTGCCCAAGGGTATCAGCACCGCCCAAGCGGCCGCGATCATGCTCAAAGGCATGACGGCTAGATATCTCCTTTTCGGTTGCTATCCGGTGAAAATCGGGGATACGATCTTGATCCATGCCGCTGCCGGAGGAGTTGGCAGCCTGGTGTGCCAATGGGCCCATCATTTGGGCGCCACCGTGATCGGCACGGTGGGCAGCGAGGCGAAGGCCGCCTATGTCTCGGAGCGGGGATGCGATCATCCGGTTCTCTATCAGAAAGAGGATTTCGTAGAGAAAGTCATGGCGCTGACATCCGGGAAGGGGGTGGATGTGGTGTATGACTCTGTGGGCCAGGCGACTTTCGAGCGATCGTTAAGGTGTTTGCGACCTCTGGGCACGATGGTTTCTTTTGGTCAGTCCTCGGGTCCGGTGGCTCCGTTGGACTTGGGAAAGCTGGCTGCCTATGGCTCCTTGTTTTTGACGAGGCCGACCCTGATGACCTATACGGCTCGACGTGAAGATTTGCTGGTCCATGCCGAGGACTTGTTCGACGTGGTGATCAAGGGTGCAGTCCGTGTTGAAATTAACCAGGAGTTTGCGCTCAAGGATGCGGTTCGAGCCCACCAGGTGCTGGAAAGCAGAGGCACGATGGGGTCGTCCTTGCTGCTGCCCTGA